A window of Pullulanibacillus sp. KACC 23026 genomic DNA:
AGGTTGAACAACTTTGCTTCACACAAGAGGAAGCGGCAACACAAGACGCCTTTGAACAACGCATCAGAACGATTCCTGATAGCTTCTTTGTTGCGGGAAGAGAAGACCGATTAATCGGGCTGATCAATGGACCCGTTATTGAGAAGCTATATATTACCGATGACCTCTTTCAACACACAAGGTCTAATCCACCCTTTGGCGGTTATCAGAGCATTCTTGGACTTGCTGTCATTCCTGCCTTTCAAAAACGAGGCGTTGCGTCAGCCTTACTTAACCATCTCGAAAAAGAAGCGAAACAGAAAGAGAGGCAAGCGATCACACTGACCTGTAAAGAACCACTCATTCCATTTTATGCAAAGCATGGCTTTTTAAATAAAGGAAGTTCTGCTTCTCAACATGGCGATGAGGTTTGGTTTAATATGATTAAACAACTAAATTGAAGGACCGTTCGGCTAAAGAAGGCTGTACGGGATAATTGTCGATTTCATTCATCGCTAATCCCAATCAGCCCTTCGCTCTAGATGTCACTTTTGTGAAAAAATACGTTATAGCTCCTGCCAATCTTTAACCAATAGTCCATAGACGACATGGTCTACATAATGGTCATACAACCATTCAGCTTGCCGGATTCTACCTTCCTCCTTGAAGCCAAGGCTTTCGGGAAGCGCCCTGCTTTTCTTGTTGCCAACCGCAGCCTGGATTTCGATACGATTAAGATTCAATTCTGTAAAGCCGTAATGAATAACCGCTTCGAGCGCCTTCGTCATAATCCCTTTCCCTTGAAAGCCCTGTCCCAGCCAATACCCGATTGTCCCGATCCGATTTCCGCCATTGCGGTCAGCCTGGCTTGAATATTCTCAGCTGTATCCTCTACACGCTTGACAGAATCCAGCCAGCCGAGCCACTCTTTTAAATATGGTTTCGATTCCATTGTTAATTGGAAGAATTCTTCCGCATCATCCTTATTAAATAAACGTAATGAGACCTTATCATCTATTCTGTGCTCAAACACTTCGTTTTCCCCCTATCTTTATAGGTGTATTTTGTAAAGTGTAACATAATTTTCCCGCTTATTTATCAAAAATCCGCGGTAGGTAGGGTCTAATGAGCTTGTACCACTTCTCCTTTAAGAACAAAATCGCTAACACCACGACTCCCTTCTTCCCAAGTATAGATTTAACCTATGAGTTTTTCTCGGGCACTGTTTTTATGTTTAAACACTTAACAAAAATGGGTGGTTGTCTAACCAATGTGGAAAATCGTCCCGTTTTAACATAAGAAGCGTAACTAGGATACGTTACTGGTCAACTCCCTGGGTAAAATGGGCCGTTCCGAGTTAAATAGAGAATGCTCGTTACGCCTAACGACTCAAATGGGCAATTGGGAGAGGGATAGCGTATTCTGGTTACGCTCAACCGAAATAGGCGTAACGGCATTCCGTTATTTCGGAATTCCGGCCGGATTCGCGGCGGATAGCGTATTCTCGTTACGCTCAACCGAAATAGGCGTAACGGCATTCCGTTATTTCGGCATTCCGTCCCATTTCGCGGAGGTTAGCGTATCCTCGTTACGCTCAACCGAAATAGGCGTAACGTCAGTCCCTTATTTCGGCATTCCAGCCCCATTTAGCGGCGGATAGCGAATCCTCGTTACGCTCAACTGAAATAGGCGTAACGTCAGTCCCTTATTTCGGCATTTCAGCCCCGTTTAGCGGCGGATAGCGTATTCTCGTTACGCTCAACCGAAATAGGCGTAACGGCATTCCGTTATTTCGGCATTCCGGCCGGATTCGCGGCGGATAGCGTATTCTCGTTACGCTCAACTGAAATAGGCGTAACGGCATTCCGTTATTTCGGCATTCCGGCCGGATTCGCGGCGGATAGCGAATCCTCGTTACGCTCAACTGAAATAGGCGTAACGGCATTCCGTTATTTCGGCATTCCGGCCGGATTCGCGGCGGATAGCGAATCCATGTTACGCTCAACCGAAATAGGCGTAACGGCAATCCGTTATTTCGGCATTCCGGCCGGATTCGCGGCGGATAGCGAATCCTCGTTACGTTCAACCGAAATAGGCGTAACGACATTCCGTTATTTGGTCATTCTGGCCGGATTCGCGGCGGATAGCGAATCCTCGTTACGCTCAACTGAAATAGGCGTAACGTCAGTCCCTTATTTCGGCATTCCAGCCCCATTTAGCGGCGGATAGCGAATCCTCGTTACGCTCAACTGAAATAGGCGTAACGTCAATCCGTTATTTCGGCATTCCGGCCGGATTCGCGGCGGATAGCGTATTCTGGTTACGCCTAATCGTTTTACGTGTAACGACGATTCCCTCGCTTTGCGCAGACGTATTGCCGTGTGCCCGCGCAAAGCGAGGTTATTTTCGCACAAAAAAACGACGTTTCAATGTCGATGTATCCACAAGTCGAGAATTTTATAATTTCCTCACTAGCGTTGCGGTAAATTAAAAACAATTTGTCAATAGTTTTTGATCGAAAAAATAATTTGTATATTTTTTAATATATGGTAAATATTGTTTTCGAGCGCATTAAAAAACCTTATAATTAGGTGGAAGGTAGGTAATCCTGTCCAAATCCTAACTATAAGGAGCTCACATGGACAAGCATACCATAATTACGGTTTTTAAGAAATACCTCCACCCTCTTAATGGAGAAATCATTTCAAAGATGGTGGATATAATGAAGCTCGATAAATATGTTAAAAAGTTAGATACTCTAACCTTTGCGAAGTTGTTTATATTTGCTCAGATCAACCAATTAGAGAGCCTTAAACTAATAAGTAATAAGGTGAAGCGATTAAAGAAGCTCCAAAAAGAACTGGGGTT
This region includes:
- a CDS encoding GNAT family protein; this encodes MGTIGYWLGQGFQGKGIMTKALEAVIHYGFTELNLNRIEIQAAVGNKKSRALPESLGFKEEGRIRQAEWLYDHYVDHVVYGLLVKDWQEL
- a CDS encoding GNAT family N-acetyltransferase, translating into MLTIRNVHREDLPQLIKVEQLCFTQEEAATQDAFEQRIRTIPDSFFVAGREDRLIGLINGPVIEKLYITDDLFQHTRSNPPFGGYQSILGLAVIPAFQKRGVASALLNHLEKEAKQKERQAITLTCKEPLIPFYAKHGFLNKGSSASQHGDEVWFNMIKQLN